One region of Ornithorhynchus anatinus isolate Pmale09 chromosome X5, mOrnAna1.pri.v4, whole genome shotgun sequence genomic DNA includes:
- the LOC114807954 gene encoding butyrophilin subfamily 3 member A2-like, producing MNVLPHALSCHLQLNSPSSLEQVSSRSKRDSCLCWCLLSLLLLLPVKLSSVCVSLYVCITAYSQLLPYLLPWFLTITTGQFSVVGPHRPILAKWGEDAELPCQLYPKTNAEHMEIRWYRSNDSRLVHLYPEGKDQESEQMPEFQGRTTLIRDAIAEGRVALRIHRVRVSDQGSYTCRFQSSIIEEAVLELGVIREGSVPVMHVEGLGTEGIQVVCRSEGWYPEPQIQWRDSTGEILSTVSEPVMSQDVDGLYQVTVALPLRKSTNKTMSCCIQNPLLGAKKESNIYIKGTRFSVLNQSATSGKHPLYGEFSGVSGNVGRSQYCHPLLLK from the exons ATGAATGTCCTCCCCCATGCTCTGTCCTGCCACCTTCAGCTCAACTCTCCATCCTCCCTGGAGCAGGTCTCCAGCAG ATCCAAGAGAGACTCCTGTCTGTGCTGGTGTCTCCtgagcctcctccttctcctgccggTGAAGCTGAGCTCAG tgtgtgtgtctctatATGTGTGTATCACAGCCTATTCTCAACTGCTTCCTTATCTTTTGCCTTGGTTCCTGACCATCACCACAGGGCAGTTTTCTGTGGTTGGCCCTCATCGCCCCATCCTGGCCAAGTGGGGCGAAGATGCTGAGCTCCCCTGCCAACTCTACCCCAAGACGAACGCTGAGCACATGGAGATCAGGTGGTACCGATCCAACGACTCCAGGCTGGTGCACCTGTATCCGGAGGGGAAGGATCAGGAGTCTGAACAGATGCCTGAATTCCAGGGGAGAACGACGCTGATTAGGGACGCCATCGCAGAGGGGCGAGTGGCCCTGAGGATACACAGAGTGAGGGTTTCCGACCAGGGGAGCTACACTTGTCGATTCCAATCATCAATTATTGAAGAGGCTGTGCTGGAGCTGGGCGTAATCC GGGAAGGATCAGTGCCAGTAATGCATGTTGAAGGCCTCGGGACGGAAGGAATCCAGGTGGTGTGCAGATCAGAGGGATGGTATCCAGAGCCCCAAATTCAGTGGAGAGATTCCACCGGAGAGATTTTGTCAACCGTGTCTGAACCAGTAATGTCCCAGGATGTTGACGGCCTTTATCAAGTGACTGTGGCTTTGCCTCTCAGAAAAAGCACCAATAAGACCATGTCCTGTTGCATCCAGAACCCACTCCTGGGGGCCAAGAAGGAGTCGAATATCTACATAAAAGGTACAAGATTCTCTGTCTTAAATCAGTCGGCCACATCTGGTAAGCATCCTCTGTACGGTGAATTTTCGGGTGTTTCAGGGAATGTTGGGAGGTCCCAATattgtcaccccctcctcctcaaatga
- the LOC100093025 gene encoding olfactory receptor 14J1: MANLTTGTRFLLLGFSDVRELQLVHATLFFLVYLVALAGNLLIVAITTLNRRLYTPMYFFLKHLSVLDLCYISVTVPKSIADSLMGNSSISFWECVFQVFSFAILANAEMAFLTVMSFDRYVAICLPLRYEVLLRRRVCQRLAVAAWFSGGLCAILHVANTFSLPFCGSRTIRQFFCDVPQLLKLACPEGILGEVVVSGILASLASLCFIAILLSYAHIFSTVLRMASAEGRAKAFSTCLPHLGVATLFLSTSGFEYLKPTVDSASALDLGISVFYTVVPPTLNPVIYSLRNREMKAAMARVLGRKGSF, from the coding sequence ATGGCCAATCTTACCACAGGGACCAGATTCCTCCTCCTGGGCTTCTCCGATGTCcgggagctgcagctggtccaCGCCACGCTCTTCTTCCTGGTCTACCTGGTGGCCCTGGCAGGGAATCTCCTCATCGTCGCGATCACCACCCTCAACCGGCGCCTctacacccccatgtacttcttcctcaagcACCTGTCCGTCCTTGACCTGTGCTACATCTCCGTCACTGTTCCCAAGTCCATCGCCGACTCCCTGATGGGGAACAGCTCCATCTCCTTCTGGGAGTGCGTGTTTCAGGTCTTCTCTTTCGCAATCCTGGCCAATGCCGAGATGGCCTTCCTCACGGTCATGTCCTTCGACCGCTACGTGGCCATCTGTCTGCCGCTCCGCTATGAGGTCCTCCTGAGGAGGCGCGTCTGCCAGCGTCTGGCGGTGGCCGCGTGGTTCAGTGGAGGCCTCTGCGCCATCCTGCACGTGGCCAACACGTTCTCCCTGCCCTTCTGTGGCTCCAGAACCATCCGCCAGTTCTTCTGCGACGTCCCCCAGCTGCTGAAGCTTGCCTGCCCTGAGGGGATTCTGGGAGAAGTAGTGGTCTCCGGCATCCTGGCCTCACTGGCGTCCCTCTGCTTCATCGCCATCCTGCTCTCTTATGCCCACATCTTCTCCACGGTGCTAAGGATGGCATCCGCTGAGGGTCGGGCCAAAGCCTTCTCTACCTGCCTGCCCCACCTTGGGGTGGCCACCCTGTTCCTCTCGACCAGCGGCTTTGAATACCTGAAGCCGACGGTGGACTCTGCCTCGGCCCTGGACCTCGGCATTTCTGTCTTCTACACCGTGGTGCCCCCCACACTAAACCCcgtcatctacagcctgaggaataGGGAAATGAAGGCTGCTATGGCCAGAGtcctggggaggaaagggtccTTCTGA
- the LOC100088365 gene encoding olfactory receptor 5V1, producing the protein MENQTAPTEFILLGFSNLLGLQVLFFVIFLTTYFYTLVGNGFILWVTLLDARLHAPMYFFLRNLAFLDLCYTTTIVPQMLVHLLAERKNISFARCATQQFAFIFFVGVECLLLAGMAFDRYLAICQPLRYSVVMERGLSIQLAAASWAGGLLNSMVHTALTFRLPFCGNNLIDYFFCDILPLLLLSCGDTSVNEVVLLSVGVLIGWTPFMGIIFSYLYILIAILKIHSSEGRRKAFSTCASHLTVVLLYYGSAIFTYVRPISAYSLDHARLISVVYSMVTPMLNPIIYTLRNKDIKMALRALGKRWILPHAASPAV; encoded by the coding sequence ATGGAGAACCAAACGGCCCCGACGGAATTCATCCTTCTGGGATTCTCCAATCTTCTGGGTCTGCAGGTCTTGTTCTTTGTCATTTTCCTGACCACTTATTTCTACACACTCGTGGGGAATGGCTTCATCCTCTGGGTGACCTTATTGGACGCCAGACTTCACGCGCCCATGTATTTTTTCCTGCGGAACCTGGCCTTTCTGGACCTCTGCTACACCACCACCATAGTCCCCCAGATGCTGGTCCATCTCCTGGccgagaggaagaacatctcttttGCCCGCTGTGCCACCCAGCAGTTTGCTTTCATCTTCTTTGTGGGTGTGGAATGCCTCCTGCTGGCAGGGATGGCATTTGACCGCTATCTGGCAATCTGCCAGCCCCTGCGGTATTCCGTCGTGATGGAAAGGGGCCTCTCCATCCAGTTGGCAGCTGCGTCCTGGGCCGGGGGGCTGTTGAACTCGATGGTGCACACGGCCCTGACCTTCCGCCTGCCCTTCTGCGGCAACAACCTGATCGACTATTTCTTCTGCgacatcctccctctgctcctcctctcctgcggGGACACCTCTGTCAACGAAGTGGTGCTCCTGTCTGTCGGGGTCCTCATTGGCTGGACTCCTTTCATGGGGATCATCTTCTCCTACCTGTACATCCTCATCGCCATCTTGAAGATCCACTCCTCTGAGGGGAGGCGCAAGGCCTTCTCCACCTGCGCTTCCCATTTGACTGTCGTCTTGCTCTACTACGGGAGTGCCATCTTCACCTATGTCCGCCCCATCTCTGCCTACTCCCTGGATCATGCCAGGCTGATCTCTGTGGTCTACAGCATGGTCACCCCCATGCTCAACCCCATCATCTACACCCTGAGGAACAAGGACATCAAAATGGCTCTGAGAGCCTTGGGGAAGAGATGGATTCTGccccacgctgcctctcctgccGTGTGA
- the LOC100088358 gene encoding olfactory receptor 12D3-like, which produces MHNRTIDSEFFLLGLTDVQGLQTFLFALLLLVYLINLAGNGTIMMIVASEPRLHSPMYFFLGNLSCLDICFSTVILPKLLANLLSARKAISFLGCIAQLHFFHFLGSAEAALLAVMALDRFVAICRPLRYPVIMSRRVCVLLAGATWTAGFFHALLHSVLTSRLSFCGSRRVPHFFCDVKPLLALACDSIELHLWLLNTVTGSLVLGSFFLTLLSYLYLIGFLLLQSRSWGVLSKALSTCAAHLSVVILFYVPVTVAYTSTTLDGSTVQDRAITIMYSIATPLFNPLIYTLRNRDVKESLKMVILRKLCPVRF; this is translated from the coding sequence ATGCACAACCGGACGATAGACTCCGAATTCTTCCTGCTGGGTTTGACCGATGTCCAGGGGCTGCAGACCTTCCTCTTCgcactcctcctcctcgtttACCTCATCAACTTGGCGGGCAATGGCACCATCATGATGATCGTCGCCTCGGAGCCCCGGCTCCActcccccatgtacttcttcctagGGAACCTCTCCTGCCTGGACATCTGCTTCTCCACGGTGATCCTGCCCAAACTGCTGGCCAACCTCCTGTCTGCCCGCAAGGCCATCTCCTTCCTCGGCTGCATCGCCCAGCtccacttcttccacttcctGGGCAGCGCCGAGGCCGCCCTGCTGGCCGTCATGGCCCTGGACCGCTTCGTGGCCATCTGCCGCCCGCTCCGCTACCCGGTCATCATGAGCCGGCGGGTGTGCGTCCTGCTGGCTGGAGCCACCTGGACCGCCGGCTTCTTCCACGCTCTGCTCCACTCGGTCCTGACGTCCCGGTTGTCCTTCTGCGGCTCCCGCCGCGTCCCCCACTTCTTCTGCGACGTCAAGCCGCTCCTGGCGTTGGCTTGCGACAGCATCGAGCTGCACCTGTGGTTGCTCAACACCGTCACGGGAAGCctggtcctgggctctttctttcTGACGCTTCTCTCCTACCTCTACCTGATCGGCTTCCTCCTGCTCCAGAGCCGCTCCTGGGGAGTGCTGAGCAAGGCTCTGTCCACCTGTGCGGCCCACCTCTCTGTGGTGATCCTCTTCTATGTCCCCGTCACCGTCGCCTACACGAGCACCACCTTGGATGGCTCCACGGTCCAGGATCGGGCTATCACCATCATGTACAGCATCGCCACCCCGCTGttcaaccccctcatctacacTCTGAGGAACCGAGACGTCAAAGAGTCGCTGAAGATGGTCATCTTGAGGAAGCTTTGCCCTGTAAGATTCTAA
- the LOC100076166 gene encoding olfactory receptor 10-like produces MALELLVGEEVSPLSPPPPTTILDLATSSPLALPSSSSSSPTLPTSAGDMRQRRLSNESSRGDFFLVGFSDWPQLEPVLFGIVLTSYLLTMLGNTAIIVVSRLDPRLHTPMYYFLGHLSFLDLCYATSITPGLLANLRGQAQTIGHLGCMVQLCVSLALGCTECFLLAVMAYDRYAAVCRPLRYAALVPPALCRALAAVSWLGGAFSSLVQAGLVGALPLCGLRRLDHFLCEMPALLRLTCERNPGGTEAKMFVTRVLVLLVPVSLILVSYGHIARTVLRMRSAGGRRKAAGTCGCHLTAVTLFYGSAISVYLQPVHRYSQGRGKFVTLFYTVVTPTLNPLIYSLRNQDVKRALGRLLKGQEARGL; encoded by the exons ATGGCCTTGGAGCTTCTGGTGGGTGAGGAGGTCAGTCCactttcacccccacccccgaccaccaTCTTGGATTTGGCCACAAGCAGCCCTCTCGCGctgccatcttcctcctcctcctctcccacacttccAACCTCTGCAG GTGACATGAGACAGAGGCGGCTGTCCAACGAGAGCTCCAGAGGGGACTTCTTCCTCGTGGGCTTCTCCGATTGGCCCCAGTTGGAGCCGGTCCTCTTTGGGATCGTCCTGACCTCCTACCTCCTGACCATGCTGGGCAACACGGCCATCATCGTGGTGTCCCGCCTGGACCCCCGGCTCCACACGCCCATGTACTACTTCCTGGGCCACCTGTCCTTCCTGGACCTCTGCTACGCCACCAGCATCACCCCCGGGCTCCTGGCCAACCTCCGCGGCCAGGCCCAGACCATCGGCCACCTCGGCTGCATGGTCCAGCTCTGCGTCTCCCTGGCCCTGGGCTGCACCGAGTGCTTCCTCCTCGCCGTCATGGCCTACGACCGCTACGCCGCTGTCTGCCGCCCGCTCCGCTATGCCGCCCTGGTGCCTCCGGCCCTCTGCCGGGCCCTGGCGGCCGTCTCTTGGCTGGGGGGCGCCTTCAGCTCCCTGGTCCAGGCGGGGCTGGTGGGGGCGCTGCCCCTCTGTGGCCTCCGTCGCCTCGACCACTTTCTGTGTGAGATGCCCGCCCTGCTCAGGCTGACTTGCGAGCGGAACCCGGGCGGGACGGAGGCCAAGATGTTCGTGACCCGGGTGCTGGTCCTCTTGGTACCCGTGTCCCTCATCCTGGTCTCCTACGGCCACATCGCCCGGACCGTGCTGAGGATGCGGTCGGCCGGCGGCCGGCGGAAGGCGGCGGGGACCTGCGGGTGCCACCTGACCGCCGTCACCCTCTTCTACGGTTCCGCCATCAGCGTCTACCTCCAGCCCGTCCACCGCTACTCCCAGGGGCGGGGTAAGTTCGTCACCCTCTTCTACACGGtggtcacccccaccctcaaccccctcatctacagcctgaggaaccagGATGTGAAGCGGGCCCTGGGGAGGCTGCTGAAGGGGCAGGAGGCCCGAGGCCTCTAG
- the UBD gene encoding ubiquitin D, whose amino-acid sequence MPSPKAFTKVCVQVPQWGSLTFMAKPEDRVKQIHLCVREKTKIPMEDQTLFKEAKKLKPQRSLSAYGIEPQTTVHLTLKVVRPSPEPVDVTLVDSRHEGQTYPLQVRRTDSVAAVQKMIQEKTEVPPQFQVVICNGKRLEAGKTMAEYGTLQKAVFFITSFCQSG is encoded by the coding sequence GTGTGTGTGCAGGTCCCGCAGTGGGGGTCCTTGACCTTCATGGCCAAGCCGGAGGACAGGGTGAAGCAGATACATCTTTGTGTGCGGGAAAAAACCAAGATCCCCATGGAGGACCAGACACTCTTTAAAGAAGCTAAGAAACTGAAGCCCCAGAGGAGCCTGTCGGCTTACGGCATCGAGCCCCAGACCACCGTCCACCTGACCCTGAAGGTGGTGAGGCCGAGCCCCGAGCCGGTGGACGTGACCCTGGTGGATTCCAGACACGAGGGCCAGACCTACCCGCTGCAGGTCAGAAGGACCGACAGCGTGGCCGCCGTCCAGAAGATGATCCAGGAGAAGACGGAGGTGCCGCCCCAGTTCCAGGTCGTCATCTGCAACGGCAAAAGGCTGGAGGCCGGCAAGACCATGGCGgagtatggtactctgcagaAGGCCGTCTTCTTCATCACTTCCTTCTGCCAAAGCGGGTGA